The genomic interval CAACGGCGTGATCACCGACCCCAGGGATCTCCTGGGCTAACACGGGAAACAGGAGGTGAACCCTATGGAACAGACTGTCTTCCGCGGCAAGGCCTGGGTCTTCGGTGACGACGTGGACACCGACCTCATTTACCACAACAAGTACCTGCACATCACCGACCCCGAGGAGATGCCCCAGTACGCCTTCGAGTACTACCCGGGCAGGGAGAACTTCGCCAACGAGGTCAACGAGGGCGACATCCTCGTGGCCGGCAAGAACTTCGGCTGCGGCTCCTCCCGGGAGCACGCCGTCTACGCGCTGAAGTACGCCGGCATCCCCGTGGTCATCGCCGACTCCTTCTCCCGCATCTACTACCGGAACGCCGTCAACAACGGCTACCCCGTGCTCTTCGCCCCCGGCATCACCGATGTGGTGAGCGACGGCGACGAGATCGAGGTCAACATGGAGACCGGCCAGATCAAAAACCTCACCACCGGCGAGGAGACCCACGGCGACGCCGTGGCCAACCTGGAAAAGGAGATCATGTCCCACGGCGGACTGCTCCAGTACCTCAAGGCACAGACCGGACACGACTAGGACCAGCCGGGGCGCAGGCCGCTCCTGCGCCCCTTCCCGGAACACGAAAGGAGGCAGAGACATGGGCAAGACCTTTGCCGAAAAGGCCCTTGGCAGGGCCGCGGGGCACGAGGTGACGGCCAACGACGTGGTCACCGTGGAACCGGACTTCTGCATGAGCCACGACAACGCCGCCCCCATCTCCAAGATCTTTAAGAAGATCGGCGTCGACAAGGTGTGGGACCCCGACCATCTGGTCTTCATCCTGGACCACGCCGTCCCGGCGCCGTCGGACAAACACGCCCAGAACCACAAGGATGTCCGCGAATTCGTGGCCGAGCAGGGCATCAGACATTTCTACGACGTCATGAGCGACGGCGGCGTCTGCCACCAGGTGATGTGCGAGGCCGGCTACGCCCTGCCGGGCACCATCATCGTGGGCAGCGACAGCCACACCTGTACCTACGGCGCCTTCGGAGCCTTCTCCACCGGCATCGGCCGCAGCGAGATGGCCGCCACCTGGGCCACCGGCAAGATCTGGTTCAAGGTCCCCGAGAGCATGAAGGTCAACGTCACCGGCTCCTTCCCCAAGGGTGTGGCCTCCAAGGATCTGATCCTCAAGCTCATCGGCGACATCGGTGCCGACGGCGCCGACTACATGTCCGCCGAGTTCCACGGCCCCGGCATCGAGCAGATGAGCCTGGCCGAACGGATGACCATCACCAACATGGGCATCGAGATGGGCGGCAAGAACGCAGCCTGTCCGCCGGACCAGAAGGTGATGGACTTCGTCAGGGACATCGCCAAGACCGACAACTGGGAGCCCCTCTGGGCCGACGACGACGCCGTCTACACCAAGGAGCTCAGCTACAACCTGAACGATCTCGTCCCCGGCCTGGCCAAGCCGCACACCGTGGACAACTGGGGCCCCATCGACGAGATGAAAGGCGAGACGATCCACCAGGCCTTCCTGGGCAGCTGCACCAACGCCCGCATCGAGGACCTGCGCGGCGCCGCGGAGATCCTCAAGGGCCACAAGGTGGCCGTGCGGACCATCGTCATCCCCGCTTCCTGGGCGGTCTACCGCCAGGCCATGAAAGAGGGCCTCATGGACATCTTCCTCGACGCCGGATGCGTCATCACCAACCCGGGCTGCGGGCCCTGCATGGGCAACCACGAAGGCATCCTGGCCCCGGGCGAGGTCTGCATCTCCACCGCCAACCGGAACTTCAAGGGGCGCATGGGCAACAAGGAGAGCTTCATCTACCTGGCCAGCCCCCTCACCGTTGCGGCCTCGGCCCTGAAGGGCGAGTTCGCCGATCCGAGGGAGGTGTAACCCTATGAAGGTCAAGGGCAAGGTCTGGAAATACGGCGACAGCGTGAACACCGACGTCATCTTCCCGGGCAAGTACACCTACACACTCCGTGAGCCCGAAGAGATGGCCAAGGTGGCACTGGAAGACCTGGACAGCGACTTCAACGAGAACGCCAAGCCCGGCGACATCATTGTGGGCGGCAAGAACTGGGGCTGCGGCTCCTCCCGCGAGCAGGCCGTCACCTGCCTGAAGGAACGCGGGATCGCCGCCATCGTCGCCAAGAGCTTCGCGCGGATCTACTACCGCAACTGCATCAACCAGGGGCTGCCCATCGTGGTCTCCCCGGAGGCCGTGGACGCCATCGAGAAGGGCGAGCAGATCGAGATCGACTTCGACGACGGCGTGATCCACACGTCCAAGGGCGACTTCAGCTTCCCGCCCTTCCCCGACTTCGTGCGGGGACTCATCGAAGACGGCGGGCTCATCCCCCACGTCCGGAAATCACTGGGTATCTCTGACTAACCACCAATTTCTGAAGGAGGGAATCAAGTAATGGCAAGAAACGAGATGACCGTAAAAGAGAAGAAGGATAGATACCAGGTAGCCTATATCCCCGGCGACGACACCGGCTTCGACGTCATGGAAGCCAACATGGTCGTCATGGAGGCCCTGGGCGCCCCCATCGACTGGGTCCGCACCGACGCCGGCTGGTGCATGTGGGAGCAGGAGGGCGACACCGTTCCCGAGAAGACCTGGGAGACCCTGCGCAACACCGACGCCGCCCTCATGGCCGCCATCACCTCCAAACCGGGCGTCAAGGGCTTCAAGAGCGCCATCCTGCAGATGCGCCAGAAGTTCGAGCTCTACGTCAACCTGCGCCCCGCCAAGGCCATGCCCGGCGTGCCCTCCATGCGGGACGACATCGACATCGTCACCTTCCGGGAGAACACCGAAGGCCTCTACTCCGCCGTGGAGTGGCGCCCCGTACCGGACGAGCTCTACGACCTGCATCCCAACATGGCCCGCTTCAAGGGCAAGG from Synergistales bacterium carries:
- a CDS encoding 3-isopropylmalate dehydratase small subunit, producing the protein MEQTVFRGKAWVFGDDVDTDLIYHNKYLHITDPEEMPQYAFEYYPGRENFANEVNEGDILVAGKNFGCGSSREHAVYALKYAGIPVVIADSFSRIYYRNAVNNGYPVLFAPGITDVVSDGDEIEVNMETGQIKNLTTGEETHGDAVANLEKEIMSHGGLLQYLKAQTGHD
- a CDS encoding 3-isopropylmalate dehydratase large subunit translates to MGKTFAEKALGRAAGHEVTANDVVTVEPDFCMSHDNAAPISKIFKKIGVDKVWDPDHLVFILDHAVPAPSDKHAQNHKDVREFVAEQGIRHFYDVMSDGGVCHQVMCEAGYALPGTIIVGSDSHTCTYGAFGAFSTGIGRSEMAATWATGKIWFKVPESMKVNVTGSFPKGVASKDLILKLIGDIGADGADYMSAEFHGPGIEQMSLAERMTITNMGIEMGGKNAACPPDQKVMDFVRDIAKTDNWEPLWADDDAVYTKELSYNLNDLVPGLAKPHTVDNWGPIDEMKGETIHQAFLGSCTNARIEDLRGAAEILKGHKVAVRTIVIPASWAVYRQAMKEGLMDIFLDAGCVITNPGCGPCMGNHEGILAPGEVCISTANRNFKGRMGNKESFIYLASPLTVAASALKGEFADPREV
- a CDS encoding 3-isopropylmalate dehydratase; translated protein: MKVKGKVWKYGDSVNTDVIFPGKYTYTLREPEEMAKVALEDLDSDFNENAKPGDIIVGGKNWGCGSSREQAVTCLKERGIAAIVAKSFARIYYRNCINQGLPIVVSPEAVDAIEKGEQIEIDFDDGVIHTSKGDFSFPPFPDFVRGLIEDGGLIPHVRKSLGISD